One Bacillus amyloliquefaciens DSM 7 = ATCC 23350 DNA window includes the following coding sequences:
- a CDS encoding FGGY-family carbohydrate kinase, whose protein sequence is MAGQKGYLVFDIGTGNARVAVVTAGGEVTALEREDIEYVTDPLYPDGRYFSPERIWTKISAMARTVIAKSPHITLIGITSTSQRQGVVLINKDKKAFLGLPNIDNRGREWESGIELKDEVHQQTGRLPSALFSAMKLVGLKERQPSLWKEVTYITSISDWVTFELSGILSYEPSQAAETLLFDVRKKAWSEKLCNIFGVPSSILPSLVRSGTVVGMLTFKKAAVLGLSERVPVIAGGGDTQLAIKSADAKPGDIVIISGTTTPITKITAEAGTESLEKAWLNCHTEEGQWLLETNPGVTGLNYQKLKSIFYPNESYGVMEREIAKLPKYDHACVSALGSYLSPEKNALAKGGFIFDAPLSQNLSRAHFVKAALLEIAFSIKWNYEALTEVTSFSQNDVKVCGGGFQSDALTQFLANLLQKKIYKREGFSQASVMGAAVICNEALGVKEELSSNTKVIEPESDQTDLFLYEEWKHTQRLFTHFQPAVKA, encoded by the coding sequence ATGGCTGGACAAAAAGGCTACCTTGTATTTGACATCGGGACGGGGAATGCGCGAGTCGCGGTTGTGACTGCCGGCGGCGAAGTGACCGCACTTGAAAGGGAAGACATTGAATATGTGACAGATCCGCTTTATCCAGACGGCCGCTATTTCTCGCCGGAAAGAATATGGACGAAAATCAGCGCGATGGCAAGGACGGTTATTGCCAAAAGTCCTCATATTACATTAATCGGAATTACCTCAACAAGCCAGAGGCAGGGAGTTGTTCTGATCAATAAAGATAAAAAAGCATTTCTCGGTCTGCCCAATATTGATAACAGAGGGCGCGAATGGGAAAGCGGAATTGAGTTAAAAGATGAAGTGCATCAGCAAACCGGACGTCTCCCGAGCGCTTTATTTTCCGCAATGAAACTTGTCGGATTAAAAGAAAGACAGCCGTCATTATGGAAAGAAGTGACGTATATCACGAGCATCAGTGACTGGGTGACATTTGAGCTAAGCGGAATTTTGAGCTATGAGCCGTCACAGGCTGCCGAAACGCTGCTGTTTGACGTAAGGAAAAAAGCGTGGTCAGAAAAATTATGCAATATCTTCGGTGTTCCTTCTTCCATTCTGCCTTCACTCGTCCGATCCGGGACGGTTGTCGGAATGTTAACGTTTAAGAAAGCTGCGGTTCTCGGTCTTTCTGAAAGAGTGCCTGTGATTGCAGGCGGGGGAGACACACAGCTTGCCATCAAAAGTGCGGATGCAAAGCCGGGGGATATCGTCATCATATCCGGCACGACAACGCCGATTACAAAGATAACGGCAGAGGCCGGAACTGAAAGTTTAGAGAAAGCATGGCTGAATTGCCACACAGAAGAAGGTCAATGGCTTCTTGAGACAAATCCGGGTGTAACCGGGCTCAATTATCAAAAATTAAAATCCATTTTTTATCCGAATGAATCCTACGGCGTCATGGAACGGGAAATCGCAAAGCTGCCGAAATATGATCATGCCTGTGTTTCTGCGCTAGGCTCCTATTTATCGCCTGAGAAAAACGCACTTGCAAAAGGCGGATTTATCTTTGACGCCCCGCTGTCTCAAAATTTAAGCAGAGCGCATTTTGTCAAAGCAGCACTGCTGGAAATTGCTTTTTCAATCAAATGGAACTATGAGGCGTTAACAGAGGTAACTTCCTTTTCACAGAATGATGTGAAAGTATGCGGCGGCGGTTTCCAAAGTGATGCATTGACACAGTTTCTTGCTAACCTTCTGCAAAAGAAGATTTATAAGAGAGAAGGCTTCAGTCAGGCATCCGTGATGGGGGCGGCGGTGATTTGCAACGAGGCTCTCGGTGTGAAAGAAGAGCTTTCGAGTAACACAAAAGTTATTGAACCGGAATCGGATCAGACGGATCTCTTCCTATATGAAGAATGGAAACATACGCAAAGGTTATTTACGCATTTTCAGCCGGCGGTGAAAGCCTGA
- a CDS encoding DUF1657 domain-containing protein: MTVINDVKTALAGLKSAQASFETFALSTDNQQAKQLYQDAAKQTQSVVDSIEPRVQQIEQEEPQYKQQ, translated from the coding sequence ATGACAGTAATAAATGACGTTAAAACAGCTCTAGCAGGATTGAAAAGTGCTCAAGCAAGTTTTGAAACATTTGCTCTTAGTACAGATAATCAACAAGCTAAGCAACTTTACCAAGATGCAGCTAAGCAAACCCAATCCGTTGTAGACAGCATTGAACCACGTGTTCAACAAATCGAACAAGAAGAACCTCAATACAAACAACAGTAA
- a CDS encoding DUF1657 domain-containing protein gives MTVGSDVKQCFASLKGVEASLSSLALRTLDDESKRTLHEAMMVVHEVTKDLKKRVGELEGEELQYKGF, from the coding sequence ATGACAGTAGGATCAGATGTTAAACAGTGTTTTGCCAGTCTAAAAGGGGTAGAAGCAAGTCTCTCAAGTTTAGCATTACGGACTCTTGATGATGAATCGAAGCGAACTTTGCATGAGGCTATGATGGTAGTACACGAAGTAACAAAAGATTTAAAAAAAAGAGTAGGAGAACTAGAAGGAGAGGAACTTCAGTACAAAGGTTTCTAG
- a CDS encoding YhcN/YlaJ family sporulation lipoprotein, protein MKDKITTLKNLLFIIMVIGFASGCNGNQNEFIQGNSTFGISQVHTSKPIDQSVANHAKEKIIAKEDITDVKAVNTDKELMAAIKVENFDRFRLKSIEKSVKSDLEKKYPDYKVFVSTDKKIFWELEKVEQRLKKNDMNKKNLKNDLNKLKSLMKEQT, encoded by the coding sequence TTGAAAGATAAAATAACCACATTGAAAAACCTACTTTTTATTATAATGGTCATTGGTTTCGCATCAGGATGTAATGGTAATCAAAATGAATTTATTCAAGGTAATAGTACTTTTGGTATTTCGCAAGTACATACAAGTAAGCCAATTGATCAATCCGTTGCCAATCATGCGAAAGAAAAGATAATTGCCAAGGAAGATATTACAGACGTAAAAGCTGTGAATACTGATAAAGAGCTTATGGCAGCGATTAAAGTTGAGAATTTTGATCGATTTCGATTAAAGAGTATCGAGAAGTCAGTAAAATCCGACTTAGAAAAAAAATATCCCGACTATAAAGTTTTTGTTTCGACTGATAAAAAAATATTCTGGGAACTTGAAAAGGTCGAGCAAAGACTGAAAAAAAACGATATGAATAAGAAGAACTTAAAAAATGATTTGAACAAACTGAAAAGTCTTATGAAGGAACAAACCTAA
- the spoVAD gene encoding stage V sporulation protein AD encodes MLAGHRTWIFEQKPVIISTGTVGGPFEANGAIPDDFDTLHADLWLGQDSYEKAHKILFEEACQKAMEKGGIQKDQVQFILAGDLINQITPTSFASRTIGAPYFGLFGACSTSMEGLALGAYIVNTKGAKYLLTGASSHDTAVEKQFRYPTEYGGQKPPTAQWTVTGAGAALLSDSGEGPHVTSATIGRVIDMGLTDPFNMGGAMAPAAVDTIEAHLKERNVEPSYYDLIVTGDLGQIGQEVSMDLFKKHGTPISEEQYQDCGLMIYREGQPVLAGASGAGCSATVVYGHLLNRMKNGEFKRMLVVATGALLSPLSFQQNETIPCIAHAVSIEYGGEQLT; translated from the coding sequence ATGCTAGCAGGTCATCGTACATGGATCTTCGAACAAAAGCCTGTCATTATCTCCACTGGAACCGTTGGTGGACCATTTGAAGCCAATGGTGCTATCCCAGATGATTTCGATACTCTTCATGCTGATTTATGGCTTGGGCAGGATTCCTATGAGAAAGCACATAAAATCCTTTTTGAAGAGGCTTGCCAAAAAGCCATGGAAAAAGGGGGCATACAAAAGGATCAAGTTCAATTTATCCTAGCTGGGGACTTAATCAATCAAATCACCCCAACAAGTTTCGCTAGCAGAACGATTGGAGCGCCTTATTTTGGCTTATTCGGTGCTTGCTCTACCTCGATGGAAGGACTGGCTCTAGGTGCTTATATTGTAAATACAAAAGGAGCGAAATATTTGTTAACAGGAGCTTCCAGTCATGATACAGCTGTTGAAAAACAATTTCGGTATCCAACTGAGTATGGTGGACAAAAGCCACCTACGGCACAATGGACGGTTACTGGTGCAGGTGCAGCCCTATTAAGTGATTCTGGGGAAGGACCTCATGTCACATCTGCCACAATTGGTCGTGTAATCGATATGGGATTGACAGATCCATTTAACATGGGAGGAGCTATGGCGCCAGCTGCGGTTGATACCATTGAAGCCCATTTAAAGGAACGAAATGTTGAGCCATCTTATTACGATTTAATTGTAACCGGTGACCTTGGCCAAATCGGACAGGAAGTGTCCATGGATCTATTTAAAAAGCATGGAACTCCTATTAGTGAAGAACAATACCAAGATTGTGGCCTTATGATTTATCGGGAAGGACAACCCGTTCTTGCAGGGGCAAGCGGTGCAGGCTGTTCAGCAACGGTAGTTTATGGGCATTTATTAAACCGCATGAAAAATGGTGAATTTAAACGCATGTTAGTTGTGGCTACAGGTGCTTTGCTTTCACCGTTGTCCTTTCAGCAAAATGAAACAATTCCTTGTATCGCCCATGCAGTGTCAATTGAATACGGAGGTGAACAATTAACATGA
- the spoVAE gene encoding stage V sporulation protein AE yields the protein MIYFWAFVVGGLICIIGQIMFDVFKLTPGHTLSALVVIGALLDGFGLYEPLIDFAGAGATVPITNFGNSLVHGAMQEAEKHGLVGVLTGMFEVTSSGISAAIVFGMIGALIFKPKG from the coding sequence ATGATCTATTTTTGGGCTTTTGTCGTAGGCGGTTTAATTTGTATCATTGGGCAAATTATGTTTGATGTATTTAAATTGACACCAGGTCATACCTTAAGTGCTCTTGTAGTGATTGGGGCGCTTTTAGATGGATTTGGACTATACGAGCCTTTGATTGATTTTGCTGGGGCAGGGGCTACCGTTCCGATTACAAATTTTGGGAATTCGCTTGTTCATGGTGCGATGCAGGAAGCAGAAAAACATGGGTTAGTTGGGGTACTGACAGGAATGTTTGAAGTAACTAGTTCTGGTATTTCAGCTGCCATTGTTTTCGGCATGATAGGAGCTTTAATTTTTAAGCCAAAAGGATAA
- a CDS encoding phospholipase D-like domain-containing protein, with translation MEWIFYLYLLNTFFILFIAIWEVRRPAKALNWIIIVLFLPVIGFWLYLSISNPRFIHRKRLTCSKNESNKLPETFGASASVIANALRHFTVNGLRMGQVQVFNNGIAKYDQLLVSLQKAQETIDLEYFIYRNDQIGNRITELLIEKALNGVQVRFMRDSLGSYKFPREKIRQMVEAGIECRTIFPLRFPWILSNWNYRDHCKIVTIDRKESFTGGMNVGYEYTGLKPDVGFWRDTHLQIIGEATGDLQTVFDVHWEIAVPERIKSKTNLKTKSEVTKINSIGRADHSKWSAELGSELSTLDDKEMDISGKTRTLHKAYIHTLEGNPGIPTPVIRQAYFICITQATKTIDLTTPYFVPETDIIMALKTAVTRGVRVRLLVPRHNNQKIVGLASRTYYGELIEAGVQIYQYDKGMIHAKVLTIDEEIAAVGSANYDMRSFRLNYEVCQVVYSADVARELTEQFERDLTDSVPLRIEDLLQRSLTERIVEQGARVLSPLL, from the coding sequence TTGGAGTGGATTTTTTATCTATACCTGTTAAATACGTTCTTTATCTTATTCATAGCAATTTGGGAAGTTCGTCGGCCTGCCAAGGCTTTGAATTGGATAATAATCGTCCTTTTTTTACCTGTCATTGGTTTCTGGCTATATCTTAGCATATCAAACCCTAGGTTTATTCATCGAAAAAGATTGACCTGTTCTAAAAATGAATCTAACAAATTACCTGAGACATTCGGTGCTTCAGCATCGGTAATTGCCAATGCTTTACGGCATTTCACTGTGAATGGGCTTCGAATGGGCCAAGTCCAAGTGTTTAACAATGGGATAGCAAAATATGATCAACTCCTTGTATCCCTGCAAAAAGCCCAAGAAACCATTGATCTGGAATATTTCATCTATCGGAACGACCAAATTGGTAATCGAATCACAGAACTGCTAATCGAAAAAGCATTAAATGGAGTGCAGGTTCGTTTTATGAGAGATAGCTTGGGGAGTTATAAATTCCCGCGTGAAAAAATCCGGCAGATGGTTGAAGCAGGGATAGAATGCAGGACAATATTTCCTCTGCGATTTCCCTGGATTTTGTCCAATTGGAATTATCGGGATCATTGTAAGATTGTGACGATTGACAGAAAGGAATCCTTTACTGGCGGTATGAACGTTGGGTATGAATATACAGGATTAAAGCCAGACGTAGGATTTTGGAGGGACACTCATTTGCAAATTATAGGGGAAGCAACAGGCGACTTGCAGACTGTTTTTGATGTTCATTGGGAAATCGCTGTGCCGGAAAGGATAAAATCAAAAACAAATTTGAAAACAAAATCAGAGGTAACGAAAATCAATTCAATCGGCAGAGCAGATCATTCCAAATGGTCAGCCGAATTGGGATCAGAGTTGAGCACCCTTGATGATAAAGAAATGGACATATCCGGAAAAACTAGGACATTGCATAAAGCGTATATCCATACGTTGGAAGGAAACCCTGGAATTCCTACCCCAGTCATTCGGCAAGCTTACTTTATATGTATAACACAGGCGACCAAGACTATTGATTTAACAACACCCTATTTTGTACCAGAAACGGATATTATCATGGCATTAAAGACAGCAGTAACTCGTGGTGTCCGTGTAAGATTGCTGGTTCCTCGCCACAATAATCAAAAAATCGTGGGTCTTGCAAGCCGTACTTATTACGGAGAACTTATAGAAGCTGGAGTTCAAATCTACCAGTACGACAAAGGAATGATACATGCGAAGGTGTTGACCATCGATGAGGAGATTGCTGCCGTAGGCTCAGCAAACTATGATATGAGAAGTTTTCGCCTGAATTATGAGGTGTGTCAAGTCGTGTACAGTGCTGATGTGGCAAGGGAACTCACAGAGCAGTTCGAGAGGGATCTTACTGATTCTGTACCATTAAGAATTGAAGACTTGTTGCAACGATCCCTGACCGAGCGCATTGTTGAACAGGGTGCTCGCGTGCTTTCTCCATTATTATAA
- a CDS encoding DUF421 domain-containing protein — protein sequence MPEWLDVAVRSALFVALLLFITKWLGKKQISQLTFFEYVTGISIGNIGAEVAIGLERNIFHGIIGIVIFAVIPFFAGLISLKSKRFRNFIEGKATVFIKDGKIMEDNLKKERYTTDELLDLLRKKDVFQVSDVEFAVLEATGDLSVMLKKENQPLTAKDINLKVASIKEPQTIIMDGTIMDEPLATIGRSRAWLQTELEKLGVTIENVFLGQVNSYGELTIDLFDDKLQVAPPQERPLILSTLKKCQADLELFALGTESKDAKQMYRLNSEKLQEAIDKVTPILKG from the coding sequence GTGCCTGAATGGTTAGATGTAGCTGTACGCTCAGCATTATTTGTTGCTCTTTTACTTTTCATTACAAAATGGTTAGGGAAAAAGCAAATTTCCCAACTAACTTTCTTTGAATATGTCACCGGTATTTCTATTGGGAATATTGGTGCAGAAGTGGCTATAGGACTTGAACGGAACATTTTTCACGGAATTATTGGAATTGTCATTTTTGCGGTTATTCCCTTTTTCGCTGGTTTAATTTCATTAAAAAGTAAACGTTTTCGCAATTTTATAGAAGGAAAAGCAACTGTATTTATCAAAGATGGGAAGATTATGGAAGATAATTTAAAAAAGGAAAGATATACGACAGATGAACTGTTAGATCTCCTTCGCAAGAAGGATGTCTTTCAAGTCTCTGATGTAGAATTTGCTGTTTTAGAGGCAACAGGTGATTTATCTGTGATGCTAAAGAAAGAAAATCAACCTTTAACAGCAAAGGATATAAACTTGAAGGTTGCTTCAATCAAGGAGCCTCAGACCATTATTATGGATGGTACAATAATGGATGAACCACTAGCCACGATTGGACGAAGTCGGGCTTGGCTACAAACTGAATTAGAAAAACTAGGGGTAACGATTGAAAATGTATTTCTGGGACAGGTTAATTCTTACGGAGAGTTAACGATTGATCTGTTTGACGATAAATTACAAGTCGCACCCCCACAAGAAAGACCCTTAATTCTTTCAACCTTGAAAAAATGTCAAGCAGACTTAGAACTATTTGCTCTTGGAACGGAATCAAAAGACGCCAAACAAATGTATAGGTTAAACAGTGAAAAATTACAAGAAGCCATTGATAAAGTGACCCCTATTTTAAAAGGATAA
- the spoVAC gene encoding stage V sporulation protein AC, which produces MSNNQKKQLTPVQQEYQKLQKQREIKRPVVKNCIKAFLIGGLICLIGQLISDFYIYYFDFTEQTAGNPTVGTLIFITMLLTGFGVYDRMAQFGGAGTAVPVTGFGNAVISPAIEHRSEGFVLGVGGNIFKLAGAVILFGVFSAFVIALIKTTLIQWGGL; this is translated from the coding sequence ATGTCTAACAATCAAAAGAAACAACTTACTCCTGTGCAACAGGAATATCAAAAATTGCAAAAACAACGAGAGATCAAAAGACCGGTTGTTAAAAATTGTATTAAGGCCTTTTTAATCGGTGGACTTATTTGTTTGATTGGTCAGCTTATTTCAGACTTTTACATTTATTATTTCGATTTTACTGAGCAAACGGCCGGAAATCCGACGGTGGGTACGTTAATTTTTATTACAATGCTTCTTACTGGTTTTGGCGTATATGATCGAATGGCCCAATTTGGTGGGGCTGGAACAGCTGTACCTGTAACAGGTTTTGGCAATGCGGTTATATCGCCTGCCATTGAGCATCGAAGCGAAGGATTTGTACTGGGCGTAGGTGGCAACATATTTAAATTAGCGGGGGCGGTTATTTTATTTGGTGTTTTTTCTGCTTTTGTCATTGCCTTAATTAAAACCACTTTAATCCAGTGGGGTGGTTTATAA
- a CDS encoding Tn3 family transposase, with protein MKIARGRELLTLEQRQDFMQIPEDEWILGTYFTFSKRDLEIVNKRRREENRLGFAVQLAVLRYPGWPYTHIKSIPESVIHYISKQIGATPSSISLYPQRENTLWDHLKELRSEYDFVTFTLREYRIAFKHLHQLAFENGDAIHLLHECIDFLRKNKIILPAITTLERMVWEARAMAEKKLFNTVSQSLTNEQKGKLEEIITSQHPSESNKTILGWLKEPPGHPSPETFLKVIERLEYIRGMELETVQISHLHRNRLFQLSRLGSRYEPYAFRDFQENKRYSILTVYLLHLTQELTDKAFEIHDRQILSLLSKGRKAQEEIQKQNGKKLNEKVIHFTNIGQALIKAKKEKLDVFEVLESVIEWNSFVSSVEEAQELARPDDYDYLDLLQKRFYSLRKYTPTLLRVLEFHSTKANEPLLQAVEIIRGMNESGKRKVPDNSPVDFISKRWKKHLYEDDGTTINRHYYEMAVLTELREHVRAGDVSIVGSRQYRDFEEYLFSEDTWNQTKENTRLSVSLSFEDYMTERTSSLNKRLKWLATNSNKLDGVSLEKGKLSIERLEKDVPEEAKKFSASLYQMLPRIKLTDLLMDIAYITGFHEQFIHASNNRKPDKEETIIIMAALLGMGMNIGLSKMAEATPGLTYKQLANVSQWRMYEDAMNKAQAVLVNFHHKLQLSSYWGDGTTSSSDGMRMQIGVSSLHADANPHYGTGKGATIYRFTSDQFSSYYTKIIHTNSRDAIHVLDGLLHHETDLNIVEHYTDTAGYTDQIFGLTHLLGFKFAPRIRDLSDSKLFTIDKASEYPKLEVILRGQINTKVIKENYEDVLRLAHSIREGTVSASLIMGKLGSYSRQNSLATALREMGRIEKTIFILNYISDESLRRKIQKGLNKGEAMNGLARAIFFGKQGELRERTIQHQLQRASALNIIINAISIWNTLHLTKAVEYQKRSGSFNEELLHHMSPLGWEHINLLGEYHFNSEKMVSLDSLRPLKLS; from the coding sequence ATGAAAATTGCGAGAGGTAGAGAATTGCTTACACTGGAACAGAGGCAGGATTTTATGCAAATCCCTGAAGATGAATGGATATTGGGGACCTACTTCACTTTTTCCAAACGGGATTTAGAAATAGTTAATAAGCGAAGGAGAGAAGAAAACCGTTTAGGGTTTGCTGTTCAATTAGCTGTTCTTCGGTATCCCGGTTGGCCATACACTCATATCAAAAGCATCCCGGAATCAGTCATACATTATATATCGAAACAAATCGGTGCCACTCCATCTTCGATTAGTCTTTATCCTCAAAGAGAAAATACACTTTGGGATCATTTGAAAGAACTTCGAAGTGAATACGACTTTGTAACTTTTACTCTAAGAGAATATCGAATAGCATTTAAGCATCTTCATCAATTAGCTTTTGAAAATGGCGATGCCATACATCTACTACATGAATGTATAGATTTTCTAAGAAAAAACAAAATCATACTGCCTGCTATTACTACACTTGAAAGAATGGTGTGGGAGGCAAGGGCAATGGCTGAAAAGAAACTGTTTAATACTGTTAGTCAATCTCTTACAAATGAACAAAAAGGAAAGCTTGAAGAGATCATTACTTCGCAGCATCCATCCGAATCCAATAAAACGATATTGGGTTGGTTAAAGGAACCGCCGGGTCATCCTTCACCCGAAACATTTCTAAAAGTAATAGAACGACTCGAATACATACGAGGAATGGAATTAGAAACGGTACAAATTAGTCATTTGCATCGCAATCGCCTGTTTCAACTATCTCGCTTAGGCTCAAGATATGAGCCATATGCATTCCGTGACTTTCAAGAAAATAAGCGATATTCGATATTAACCGTCTATTTATTACATCTTACTCAAGAGTTAACGGATAAAGCTTTTGAAATTCATGATAGACAAATACTTAGTCTGTTATCAAAAGGCCGTAAGGCTCAAGAGGAAATTCAGAAACAAAACGGTAAAAAGCTGAATGAGAAAGTTATACACTTTACGAACATCGGACAAGCTTTAATCAAAGCAAAAAAGGAAAAATTAGACGTTTTTGAGGTTTTAGAATCCGTTATCGAATGGAATTCTTTTGTCTCTTCGGTCGAAGAAGCTCAGGAGCTTGCACGCCCTGACGACTATGATTATTTAGACTTACTGCAAAAACGATTTTATTCACTTAGAAAATATACGCCAACGCTATTAAGGGTATTGGAATTTCATTCTACAAAAGCAAATGAGCCACTTTTACAAGCTGTTGAGATTATCCGTGGAATGAACGAATCCGGAAAGCGAAAAGTGCCTGATAACTCACCTGTGGATTTTATTTCAAAACGTTGGAAAAAGCATTTATACGAGGATGATGGTACAACAATCAATCGTCATTACTATGAAATGGCTGTTTTAACAGAACTTCGGGAGCATGTTAGGGCAGGAGATGTTTCCATTGTTGGCAGCAGACAATATAGAGACTTTGAAGAATATTTGTTTTCAGAAGATACATGGAATCAAACGAAGGAGAATACAAGATTATCAGTTAGTTTATCATTCGAGGATTATATGACGGAGAGAACCAGCAGCCTTAACAAAAGGTTAAAGTGGTTAGCTACCAATTCCAACAAGTTAGACGGGGTTTCTCTTGAAAAAGGAAAGCTGTCAATTGAACGCTTAGAAAAAGATGTTCCAGAAGAAGCAAAAAAATTTAGCGCAAGCCTGTATCAGATGCTACCAAGAATAAAATTAACCGATTTACTGATGGATATTGCTTATATAACAGGATTTCATGAGCAATTTATTCATGCTTCCAATAATCGAAAACCGGATAAAGAAGAAACAATTATTATTATGGCTGCTCTTTTAGGAATGGGAATGAATATTGGTTTAAGCAAAATGGCTGAAGCAACACCCGGACTTACATATAAGCAATTGGCCAATGTATCACAATGGCGCATGTATGAAGATGCAATGAATAAAGCCCAAGCCGTATTAGTAAATTTTCATCACAAATTGCAATTGTCCTCCTATTGGGGAGACGGTACAACATCCTCGTCCGATGGTATGAGAATGCAGATAGGCGTTTCATCGCTACATGCAGATGCAAACCCACATTATGGAACTGGAAAAGGAGCCACCATCTATCGTTTTACAAGTGATCAATTTTCTTCTTATTACACAAAGATTATTCATACTAATTCAAGGGATGCGATTCATGTTTTGGATGGTTTGTTACACCATGAGACGGATCTAAATATAGTAGAGCATTATACAGACACGGCTGGTTACACAGACCAAATATTCGGACTGACCCATTTATTAGGATTTAAATTTGCTCCAAGAATACGAGATTTATCAGACTCGAAATTATTTACAATAGATAAGGCAAGTGAGTATCCAAAATTAGAAGTCATTTTACGTGGACAAATAAATACAAAGGTCATTAAAGAGAATTATGAGGATGTTTTGCGATTAGCTCATTCTATAAGGGAAGGAACAGTTTCAGCATCCCTTATTATGGGGAAATTAGGTTCTTATTCAAGACAAAACAGCTTGGCTACAGCCTTACGTGAGATGGGCCGAATAGAAAAAACGATCTTTATTTTGAATTATATTTCGGATGAATCATTAAGAAGAAAAATACAAAAAGGATTGAATAAAGGAGAAGCCATGAATGGACTGGCAAGAGCTATTTTCTTCGGAAAACAAGGAGAGCTTAGGGAACGAACCATACAGCATCAATTGCAAAGAGCCAGTGCCTTAAACATCATTATCAATGCCATCAGTATCTGGAATACTTTACATCTAACAAAGGCAGTTGAATATCAAAAACGGTCAGGTAGTTTTAATGAAGAATTATTGCACCATATGTCACCTCTAGGTTGGGAACATATTAATTTACTTGGAGAATACCATTTTAATTCGGAGAAAATGGTCTCGTTAGATTCTTTAAGACCCTTGAAACTTTCTTAA
- a CDS encoding recombinase family protein encodes MQKIGYVRVSSTSQNPSRQFRQLNEIGMDIIYEEKISGATKDREQLQKMLEDLQEGDIIYVTDLTRITRSTQDLFELIDLIRNKKASLKSLKDTWLDLSEDNPYSQFLITVMAGVNQLERDLIRMRQREGIELAKKEGKFKGRLKKYHKNHAGMNYAVKLYKEGNMTVNQICEITNVSRASLYRKLSEGKK; translated from the coding sequence TTGCAGAAAATCGGTTATGTACGCGTCAGTTCGACTAGCCAAAATCCTTCAAGGCAATTTCGGCAATTGAACGAAATTGGAATGGATATTATTTATGAAGAAAAAATTTCAGGAGCCACAAAAGATCGTGAACAACTTCAAAAAATGTTAGAGGATTTACAGGAAGGTGACATTATTTATGTTACAGATTTAACTCGGATCACTCGAAGTACGCAAGATTTATTTGAATTGATTGATTTAATACGAAATAAAAAGGCAAGCTTAAAATCACTTAAGGATACATGGCTAGATTTATCAGAAGATAATCCATATAGCCAATTCTTAATTACGGTAATGGCTGGTGTTAACCAATTAGAGCGAGACCTTATTCGTATGCGTCAGCGTGAAGGAATTGAGCTCGCAAAGAAAGAAGGGAAGTTTAAAGGACGGTTAAAGAAATATCATAAAAATCACGCAGGAATGAATTATGCAGTAAAGCTATATAAAGAAGGAAATATGACTGTAAATCAAATTTGTGAAATTACAAATGTATCTAGAGCTTCTTTATATAGAAAGCTATCGGAAGGAAAAAAATAA